The Helicobacter pylori genome includes a window with the following:
- the uvrA gene encoding excinuclease ABC subunit UvrA, whose translation MQHKTIMDKIIIQGARENNLKNIFLEIPKNQFVVFTGLSGSGKSTLAFDTLYAEGQRRYLESLSSYARQFLDKVGKPNVDKIEGLTPAIAIDQKTTSKNPRSTVGTITEIYDYLRLLFARVGEQFCPTCLEPISSMSASDIISQICHLEENSKIIILAPIIKDKKGSFNDKLESLRLKGYVRAFVDGVMVRLDEEIHLHKTKKHTIEAVVDRVVINSENASRIASAIEKALKESYGELEVEILQDNAPSIRKHYSEHKACFKCKMSFEELEPLSFSFNSPKGACESCLGLGTKFSLDISKILDPNTPLNQGAIKVIFGYNRSYYAQMFEGFCEYNGIDTALCFNELNKEQQDALLYGNGTEISFHFKNSPLKRPWKGIIQIAYDMFKEQKDLSDYMSEKTCSSCEGHRLKASSLSVQVAGLKMADFLTKPIEEVYHFFNDPTHFSYLNEQEKKIAEPILKEILERVFFLYDVGLGYLTLGRDARTISGGESQRIRIASQIGSGLTGVLYVLDEPSIGLHEKDTLKLINTLRNLQRKGNTLIVVEHDKETIKHADFVVDIGPKAGRHGGEVVFSGSVKDLLQNNHSTALYLNGTKKIERPKFELPKEKHFLEIKNVNINNIKNLSVQIPLKQLVCITGVSGSGKSSLILQTLLPTAQTLLNHAKKAQSLNGVEIVGLEHLDKVIYLDQAPIGKTPRSNPATYTGVMDEIRILFAEQKEAKILGYSASRFSFNVKGGRCEKCQGDGDIKIEMHFLPDVLVQCDSCKGAKYNPQTLEIKVKGKSIADVLNMSVEEAYEFFAKFPKIAVKLKTLIDVGLGYITLGQNATTLSGGEAQRIKLAKELSKKDTGKTLYILDEPTTGLHFEDVNHLLQVLHSLVALGNSMLVIEHNLDIIKNADYIIDMGPDGGDKGGKVIASGTPLEVAQNCEKTQSYTGKFLALELK comes from the coding sequence TTGCAACATAAAACCATTATGGATAAGATCATTATTCAAGGGGCTAGGGAAAATAATCTCAAAAATATTTTTTTAGAAATCCCTAAAAACCAATTTGTTGTTTTTACCGGATTAAGCGGTTCGGGTAAATCCACTCTGGCGTTTGACACTTTATACGCTGAAGGCCAAAGGCGCTATTTAGAGAGTTTGTCCAGCTATGCGAGGCAATTTTTAGACAAAGTGGGTAAGCCTAATGTGGATAAAATTGAGGGTCTAACCCCTGCGATTGCTATTGATCAAAAAACCACTTCTAAAAATCCTAGATCCACTGTGGGGACGATCACTGAGATTTATGATTATTTAAGGTTGTTGTTTGCAAGGGTTGGGGAGCAATTTTGCCCCACATGTTTAGAGCCTATTAGTTCTATGAGCGCGAGCGATATTATTTCTCAAATCTGTCATTTAGAAGAAAATTCTAAAATCATTATTCTAGCCCCCATTATTAAAGATAAAAAAGGTTCGTTTAACGATAAATTAGAAAGCTTGCGTTTGAAGGGGTATGTGAGGGCTTTTGTTGATGGGGTGATGGTGCGTTTAGATGAAGAAATCCATTTGCACAAAACCAAAAAACACACCATTGAAGCGGTGGTGGATAGGGTAGTTATCAATAGCGAAAATGCTTCACGGATCGCTAGCGCAATAGAAAAAGCCCTTAAAGAAAGCTATGGGGAATTAGAAGTGGAAATCTTGCAAGACAACGCGCCAAGCATAAGAAAGCATTACAGCGAGCATAAGGCATGTTTTAAGTGTAAGATGAGTTTTGAAGAATTAGAGCCTTTGAGTTTTTCCTTCAATTCGCCTAAAGGGGCGTGCGAAAGTTGCTTGGGTTTAGGGACAAAATTTAGCCTAGATATTAGTAAGATTTTAGATCCTAACACGCCTTTAAATCAAGGAGCGATTAAAGTGATTTTTGGGTATAACCGCAGTTATTACGCTCAAATGTTTGAAGGCTTTTGCGAATATAATGGCATTGACACCGCACTTTGTTTTAATGAATTGAATAAAGAGCAACAGGACGCTCTTTTGTATGGGAATGGCACTGAAATCAGCTTTCATTTTAAAAACAGCCCTTTAAAACGCCCTTGGAAAGGCATTATCCAAATCGCTTATGACATGTTTAAAGAGCAAAAAGATTTGAGCGATTACATGAGCGAAAAAACCTGTTCTTCATGCGAGGGGCATCGTTTGAAAGCTTCCAGTTTGAGCGTCCAAGTCGCTGGCTTGAAAATGGCGGATTTTTTAACTAAGCCCATTGAAGAAGTCTATCACTTTTTTAATGATCCCACGCATTTTAGCTATCTTAACGAGCAAGAAAAAAAGATCGCTGAACCCATTTTAAAAGAGATTTTAGAAAGGGTGTTTTTTTTATACGATGTGGGGCTAGGGTATTTGACTTTAGGGAGGGATGCGCGAACGATTAGCGGAGGGGAGAGCCAAAGGATACGAATCGCTAGTCAAATCGGGAGTGGCTTGACAGGGGTTTTGTATGTTTTAGATGAGCCTAGCATTGGCTTGCATGAAAAGGACACGCTCAAACTCATCAACACCCTTAGGAATTTGCAAAGAAAGGGGAACACGCTCATTGTCGTAGAGCATGATAAAGAGACGATTAAGCATGCGGATTTTGTTGTGGATATTGGGCCAAAGGCTGGAAGGCATGGGGGTGAAGTGGTTTTTAGCGGGAGCGTGAAAGATTTATTGCAAAATAACCATTCTACCGCTTTGTATCTCAACGGCACTAAAAAGATTGAGCGCCCTAAATTTGAACTCCCTAAAGAAAAGCATTTTTTAGAAATTAAAAACGTCAATATCAATAACATTAAGAATTTGAGCGTTCAAATCCCCTTAAAACAATTGGTGTGCATTACTGGGGTGAGCGGGAGCGGTAAAAGCTCGCTGATTTTACAAACCCTTTTACCCACCGCTCAAACCCTTTTAAACCATGCTAAAAAAGCTCAGAGCTTGAATGGGGTGGAGATTGTAGGGTTGGAGCATTTAGATAAAGTGATTTATTTAGACCAAGCCCCCATAGGCAAAACCCCACGAAGCAACCCTGCCACTTACACAGGGGTGATGGATGAAATCAGGATTTTATTTGCCGAGCAAAAAGAAGCTAAAATTTTAGGCTATAGCGCGAGCCGTTTTAGCTTTAATGTTAAAGGGGGGCGGTGCGAGAAATGCCAAGGCGATGGGGATATTAAAATAGAAATGCACTTTTTGCCTGATGTGTTAGTCCAATGCGATAGCTGTAAGGGCGCTAAATACAACCCCCAAACTTTAGAAATCAAGGTGAAAGGCAAATCTATTGCTGATGTGTTGAACATGAGCGTGGAAGAAGCTTATGAATTTTTTGCTAAATTCCCTAAAATCGCTGTGAAGTTAAAAACGCTTATAGATGTGGGCTTAGGCTATATCACTTTAGGGCAAAACGCTACGACTTTAAGTGGGGGGGAGGCTCAAAGGATCAAATTGGCTAAAGAATTGAGTAAAAAAGACACAGGCAAAACCCTTTATATTTTAGATGAGCCTACCACCGGTTTGCATTTTGAAGATGTGAATCACCTTTTACAAGTCTTGCATTCTTTAGTAGCGTTAGGCAATTCCATGCTGGTGATTGAGCATAATTTAGACATTATCAAAAACGCTGACTACATTATAGACATGGGGCCTGATGGGGGGGATAAGGGCGGGAAAGTCATTGCGAGCGGCACGCCTTTAGAGGTGGCACAAAATTGCGAAAAAACCCAAAGCTATACGGGAAAATTTTTAGCTTTGGAATTGAAATAG
- a CDS encoding diacylglycerol kinase: MSDFKVPPKAKGFKRLFKALFYSKDGLKCAWAEESAFRQIAILALFCIVLASYLTKDFLEWGLLILPCFLSVVIELINSSIEKAVDFTSKEFHPLAKKAKDMASSAQLIGLIFWAFIWGRYLLTLYLK; encoded by the coding sequence ATGAGTGATTTCAAAGTTCCCCCCAAAGCTAAAGGGTTTAAACGCCTTTTTAAAGCCCTTTTTTATTCTAAAGACGGGCTTAAATGCGCATGGGCTGAAGAGAGCGCGTTCAGGCAAATTGCCATCTTGGCTCTTTTTTGTATCGTTCTAGCGAGCTATCTGACTAAAGATTTTTTAGAATGGGGGCTATTGATCTTGCCTTGTTTTTTATCGGTGGTCATTGAATTGATCAATAGCTCTATTGAAAAGGCTGTGGATTTTACCAGCAAAGAGTTCCACCCTTTAGCCAAAAAGGCTAAAGATATGGCCAGTTCAGCCCAACTGATAGGGCTTATTTTTTGGGCTTTTATTTGGGGGCGTTATCTTTTAACGCTTTATTTGAAGTAA
- the hopE gene encoding Hop family outer membrane protein HopE → MEFMKKFVALGLLSAVLSSSLLAEGDGVYIGTNYQLGQARLNSNIYNTGDCTGSVVGCPPGLTANKHNPGGTNINWHSKYANGALNGFGLNVGYKKFFQFKSLDMTSKWFGFRVYGLFDYGHADLGKQVYAPNKIQLDMVSWGVGSDLLADIIDKDNASFGIFGGVAIGGNTWKSSAANYWKEQIIQAKGPDVCTPTYCNPNAPYSTQTSTVAFQVWLNFGVRANIYKHNGVEFGVRVPLLINKFLSAGPNATNLYYHLKRDYSLYLGYNYTF, encoded by the coding sequence ATGGAATTTATGAAAAAGTTTGTAGCTTTAGGGCTTCTATCCGCAGTTTTAAGCTCTTCGTTGTTAGCCGAAGGTGATGGTGTTTACATAGGGACTAATTATCAGCTTGGACAAGCCCGTTTGAATAGTAATATTTATAACACAGGGGATTGCACAGGGAGTGTTGTAGGTTGCCCCCCAGGTCTTACCGCTAATAAGCATAATCCAGGAGGCACCAATATCAATTGGCACTCTAAATACGCTAATGGGGCTTTGAATGGTTTTGGGTTGAATGTGGGTTATAAGAAATTTTTCCAGTTCAAGTCGTTAGATATGACAAGCAAGTGGTTTGGTTTTAGGGTGTATGGGCTTTTTGATTATGGGCATGCCGATTTAGGTAAGCAAGTTTATGCACCTAATAAAATCCAGTTGGATATGGTTTCTTGGGGTGTGGGGAGCGATTTGTTAGCTGATATTATTGATAAAGACAACGCTTCTTTTGGTATTTTTGGTGGGGTCGCTATCGGCGGTAACACTTGGAAAAGCTCAGCGGCAAACTATTGGAAAGAGCAAATCATTCAAGCTAAAGGTCCTGACGTTTGCACCCCTACTTATTGTAACCCTAACGCTCCTTATAGCACCCAAACTTCAACCGTCGCTTTTCAGGTATGGTTGAATTTTGGGGTGAGAGCCAATATTTACAAGCATAATGGCGTAGAGTTTGGCGTGAGAGTGCCGCTACTCATCAACAAGTTTTTGAGTGCAGGTCCTAACGCTACTAATCTTTATTACCATTTGAAACGGGATTATTCGCTTTATTTAGGGTATAACTACACTTTTTAA
- a CDS encoding acetone carboxylase subunit gamma: MSKYTQEQIKNLVEGNLDWNTVLKMLSMPKDHERFQMYLKVLQDKVDFDDKIVLPLGPHLFVVQDPQKKWVIKCSCGHAFCAPEENWKLHANIYVRDTAEKMEEVYPKLLASDTHWQVYREYICPDCGILLDVEAPTPWYPVIHDFEPDIEVFYKDWLGIQPPERR; encoded by the coding sequence ATGTCAAAATACACACAAGAACAAATTAAAAATTTGGTAGAGGGGAACTTGGATTGGAACACTGTCTTAAAAATGCTTAGCATGCCTAAAGATCATGAAAGATTCCAAATGTATCTGAAGGTGTTACAAGATAAGGTAGATTTTGATGACAAAATCGTCTTACCCTTGGGGCCGCATTTGTTTGTGGTGCAAGATCCTCAAAAGAAGTGGGTTATTAAGTGTTCATGCGGTCATGCGTTTTGCGCTCCAGAGGAGAATTGGAAATTGCATGCAAACATCTATGTGCGCGATACGGCAGAAAAAATGGAAGAGGTGTATCCTAAACTCTTAGCCAGTGATACTCACTGGCAAGTGTATCGGGAGTATATTTGCCCGGATTGCGGCATCCTTTTAGATGTTGAAGCCCCAACTCCTTGGTATCCTGTGATCCATGATTTTGAGCCTGATATAGAGGTGTTTTATAAAGATTGGCTAGGCATACAGCCTCCAGAAAGACGCTAA
- the rsmH gene encoding 16S rRNA (cytosine(1402)-N(4))-methyltransferase RsmH — MQEIESLHQSVLLQEVLQAFMPLEEGVLIDCTLGLGGHSKALLSQKPHLKLIGIDKDKFAQEIAKERLKAFEGRYNLLSGGFAKRFKEALEIHGDRIKGVLVDLGVSSLQLDDDNRGFNFHSHTLDMRMDLESDLNAQKVINSYPVIALEKIFRDYGEIKEYKKIAHKIAERRAKKPFKDAKDLSDFLSSFSKNKKIHPATLVFQAVRIEVNSELEELKEFLQCARNLKEAILCVISFHSLEDKLVKNAFKDYAKNCICDPLSFKCACSNNHALGEILTKKPITPSPEEIKNNRRSRSAKMRVFQFKP, encoded by the coding sequence TTGCAAGAAATAGAGAGTTTGCACCAAAGCGTTTTGTTGCAAGAAGTTTTGCAAGCGTTCATGCCTTTAGAAGAAGGGGTTTTGATTGATTGCACTTTAGGGTTAGGAGGGCATTCTAAAGCCCTTCTATCCCAAAAACCGCACCTGAAACTCATTGGCATTGATAAGGATAAGTTCGCTCAAGAAATCGCTAAAGAACGATTGAAAGCCTTTGAAGGGCGTTATAATCTCTTAAGTGGAGGGTTTGCCAAACGCTTTAAAGAAGCCCTAGAAATTCATGGCGATCGAATCAAGGGGGTTTTAGTGGATTTAGGGGTGAGCTCCTTACAGCTTGATGATGATAACAGAGGGTTTAATTTCCACTCGCACACTCTGGACATGCGCATGGATTTAGAGAGCGATTTAAACGCTCAAAAAGTCATCAACTCTTATCCTGTAATAGCGTTAGAAAAAATCTTTAGAGACTATGGAGAAATCAAAGAATACAAAAAAATCGCCCATAAAATTGCAGAAAGGCGCGCTAAAAAACCCTTCAAAGACGCTAAGGATTTGAGCGATTTTTTAAGCTCTTTTTCTAAAAATAAAAAAATCCATCCAGCGACTTTGGTGTTTCAAGCCGTTCGCATAGAAGTCAATAGCGAATTAGAAGAGTTAAAAGAGTTTTTACAATGCGCTAGAAACCTTAAGGAAGCGATTTTGTGCGTGATTTCTTTTCATTCTTTAGAAGATAAGTTAGTGAAAAACGCTTTTAAAGATTACGCTAAAAATTGCATTTGCGATCCTTTAAGTTTCAAATGCGCTTGCTCTAATAATCACGCTTTAGGCGAAATTTTAACCAAAAAGCCCATCACTCCAAGCCCAGAAGAAATTAAAAACAACAGGCGTTCACGAAGCGCTAAAATGAGAGTGTTTCAATTCAAGCCATGA
- the gyrA gene encoding DNA topoisomerase (ATP-hydrolyzing) subunit A: protein MQDNLINETKNIVEVGIDSSIEESYLAYSMSVIIGRALPDARDGLKPVHRRILYAMHELGLTSKVAYKKSARIVGDVIGKYHPHGDNAVYDALVRMAQDFSMRLELVDGQGNFGSIDGDNAAAMRYTEARMTKASEEILRDIDKDTIDFVPNYDDTLKEPDILPSRLPNLLVNGANGIAVGMATSIPPHRIDEIIDALIHVLENPNAELDEILEFVKGPDFPTGGIIYGKAGIIEAYKTGRGRVKVRAKVHVEKTKNKEIIVLDEMPFQTNKAKLVEQISDLAREKQIEGISEVRDESDREGIRVVIELKRDAMSEIVLNHLYKLTTMETTFSIILLAIYNKEPKIFTLLELLRLFLNHRKTIIIRRTIFELEKAKARAHILEGYLIALDNIDEIVRLIKTSQSPEAAKNALMERFTLSEIQSKAILEMRLQRLTGLERDKIKEEYQNLLELIDDLNGILKSEDRLNGVVKTELLEVKEQFSSPRRTEIQESYESIDIEDLIANEPMVVSMSYKGYVKRVDLKAYEKQNRGGKGKLSGSTYEDDFIENFFVANTHDILLFITNKGQLYHLKVYKIPEASRIAMGKAIVNLISLAPDEKIMATLSTKDFSDERSLAFFTKNGVVKRTNLSEFGSNRSYSGIRAIVLDEGDELVGAKVVDKNAKHLLIASHLGIFIKFPLEDVREMGRNARGVIGIRLNENDFVVGAVVINDDGNKLLSVSENGLGKQTLAEAYREQSRGGKGVIGMKLTQKTGNLVGVISVDDENLDLMILTASAKMIRVSIKDIRETGRNASGVKLIDTADKVVYANSCPKEEEPENLENSPTPLFE, encoded by the coding sequence ATGCAAGATAATTTAATCAATGAAACAAAAAACATTGTAGAAGTGGGGATTGATTCTTCTATTGAAGAGAGCTATTTAGCTTATTCAATGAGCGTGATCATAGGGCGTGCTTTACCGGACGCTAGAGATGGCTTAAAGCCTGTGCATAGGCGTATTTTGTATGCGATGCATGAATTAGGTCTTACTTCCAAAGTCGCTTACAAAAAAAGCGCTAGGATCGTGGGTGATGTGATTGGTAAATACCACCCCCATGGCGATAACGCGGTTTATGATGCGTTAGTGAGAATGGCGCAAGATTTTTCCATGCGTTTGGAATTAGTGGATGGGCAGGGCAACTTTGGCTCTATTGATGGCGATAACGCCGCAGCGATGCGTTACACTGAAGCCAGAATGACTAAGGCGAGTGAAGAAATTTTAAGGGATATTGATAAGGACACCATTGATTTTGTGCCTAATTATGATGACACCTTAAAAGAGCCAGATATTTTACCAAGCCGTCTGCCTAACCTTTTAGTCAATGGGGCTAATGGGATCGCCGTAGGCATGGCGACTTCTATCCCCCCTCACAGGATCGATGAAATCATAGACGCTTTAATTCATGTCTTAGAAAACCCTAACGCTGAATTAGATGAAATTTTAGAATTTGTCAAAGGGCCTGATTTTCCCACCGGTGGGATCATTTATGGCAAGGCGGGCATTATTGAAGCCTATAAAACGGGACGAGGGCGCGTGAAAGTGCGGGCCAAAGTGCATGTGGAAAAAACGAAAAATAAAGAAATCATCGTTTTAGATGAAATGCCTTTTCAAACCAATAAAGCCAAATTAGTGGAACAAATCAGCGATTTAGCGCGAGAAAAACAAATTGAAGGCATTAGCGAAGTGCGCGATGAGAGCGATAGAGAGGGCATTAGAGTGGTGATTGAATTAAAAAGAGACGCGATGAGTGAAATTGTCTTAAACCACCTCTACAAACTCACCACTATGGAAACCACTTTTAGCATCATTCTACTCGCTATTTACAATAAAGAGCCTAAGATTTTCACGCTTTTAGAGTTGTTGCGCCTTTTCTTAAACCACAGAAAAACCATTATTATAAGACGCACTATTTTTGAATTGGAAAAGGCTAAGGCTAGAGCGCATATTTTAGAGGGCTATTTGATCGCATTGGACAACATTGATGAAATCGTGCGACTCATTAAAACAAGCCAAAGCCCAGAAGCGGCTAAAAACGCCTTAATGGAGCGTTTCACTTTGAGCGAAATCCAGAGCAAAGCCATTTTAGAAATGCGTTTGCAACGCTTAACAGGCCTTGAAAGGGATAAGATCAAAGAAGAATACCAAAACTTATTAGAGCTTATTGATGATCTCAATGGCATTTTAAAGAGCGAAGATCGCTTGAATGGAGTCGTCAAAACAGAGCTTTTAGAAGTCAAAGAGCAATTTTCTTCTCCAAGGCGTACTGAAATTCAAGAATCTTACGAAAGTATTGACATAGAAGATTTGATCGCTAATGAGCCTATGGTGGTGAGCATGAGCTATAAAGGCTATGTGAAAAGAGTGGATTTAAAAGCTTATGAAAAGCAAAATCGTGGCGGTAAGGGCAAGCTTTCAGGCAGCACTTATGAAGACGATTTCATTGAAAACTTTTTTGTGGCTAACACGCATGATATTTTGCTCTTTATCACCAATAAGGGGCAATTGTATCATTTAAAAGTCTATAAAATCCCAGAAGCGAGCCGGATCGCTATGGGTAAAGCTATTGTGAATTTAATCTCGCTCGCTCCGGATGAAAAAATCATGGCGACTCTAAGCACTAAAGACTTTAGCGATGAACGCTCTTTAGCCTTCTTCACCAAAAATGGCGTGGTGAAGCGCACCAATTTGAGTGAATTTGGCAGCAATAGGAGTTATAGCGGTATCAGAGCGATTGTTTTAGATGAAGGCGATGAATTAGTGGGCGCAAAAGTTGTGGATAAAAACGCTAAGCATTTGCTCATCGCATCGCATTTGGGTATTTTCATTAAATTCCCTTTAGAAGATGTGCGCGAGATGGGAAGGAATGCTCGTGGGGTTATAGGGATTAGGCTGAATGAAAACGATTTTGTTGTCGGTGCGGTCGTTATTAATGATGATGGCAACAAGCTTTTGAGCGTGAGTGAAAACGGGCTTGGCAAGCAAACTTTAGCCGAAGCGTATAGAGAGCAATCTCGTGGAGGTAAGGGGGTCATTGGCATGAAACTCACTCAAAAAACCGGCAATTTAGTGGGCGTTATCAGCGTGGATGATGAAAATTTGGATTTGATGATCCTTACTGCAAGCGCGAAAATGATCAGAGTTTCCATTAAAGACATTAGAGAAACCGGAAGAAACGCTAGTGGGGTAAAACTCATAGACACCGCCGATAAAGTCGTGTATGCCAATTCTTGCCCCAAAGAAGAAGAGCCAGAAAATTTAGAAAATTCTCCTACACCATTATTTGAGTGA
- a CDS encoding SAM hydrolase/SAM-dependent halogenase family protein, which yields MKKTISALFLSACIGLSSVYADNALILQTDFSLKDGAVSAMKGVAFSVDSNLKIFDLTHEISPYNIWEGAYRLYQTANYWPQGSVFVSVVDPGVGTKRKSVVLKTKNGQYFVSPDNGTLTLVAQILGIDSVREIDEKANRLKGSEKSYTFHGRDVYAYTGARLASGAITFEQVGQELPAKVVEIPYQKAKATKGEVKGNIPILDIQYGNVWSNISDKLLNQAKIKLNDTLCVTIFKGSKKQYEGKMPYVASFGNVPEGQPLVYLNSLLNVSVALNRDDFAQKYQIKSGADWNIDIKKCAK from the coding sequence ATGAAAAAAACGATTTCAGCGTTGTTTTTATCAGCGTGCATAGGGTTATCATCTGTTTATGCAGATAACGCTTTGATTTTACAAACAGATTTTAGCTTAAAAGATGGGGCCGTTTCGGCGATGAAAGGTGTCGCTTTCAGCGTTGATTCTAATCTTAAAATCTTTGATTTAACGCACGAAATCTCTCCGTATAACATTTGGGAAGGTGCTTACCGCTTGTATCAGACCGCTAATTATTGGCCGCAAGGTTCGGTATTTGTGAGCGTAGTTGATCCGGGCGTAGGCACTAAGCGTAAATCAGTGGTATTGAAAACTAAAAACGGTCAGTATTTCGTCTCGCCAGATAACGGCACGCTGACTTTGGTAGCGCAAATTTTGGGGATTGATAGCGTGCGTGAAATTGATGAAAAAGCTAACCGCTTGAAAGGTTCTGAAAAATCCTATACTTTCCATGGTCGTGATGTGTATGCTTACACTGGGGCGCGCTTGGCTTCTGGGGCGATCACATTTGAGCAGGTCGGGCAAGAGCTTCCCGCAAAAGTTGTTGAAATCCCTTACCAAAAAGCGAAAGCCACAAAAGGGGAGGTGAAGGGTAATATCCCGATTTTGGATATTCAATATGGCAATGTTTGGAGCAACATCAGCGATAAATTACTCAATCAAGCAAAAATCAAACTCAATGACACGCTGTGTGTAACGATTTTTAAAGGTTCTAAGAAACAATACGAAGGGAAAATGCCGTATGTTGCGAGCTTTGGCAATGTGCCAGAAGGCCAGCCGTTGGTTTATTTAAACAGCTTGTTGAATGTTTCCGTGGCGCTGAATAGGGATGATTTCGCGCAAAAATATCAAATTAAATCCGGTGCTGATTGGAATATTGATATCAAGAAGTGTGCTAAATAA
- a CDS encoding DUF262 domain-containing protein — protein MKVTQGIANDFFALTNTIFSVLAHQRNDTQEEENCEKLLQNIANTSKNKKMYFMGSIALLSIK, from the coding sequence ATGAAAGTAACACAAGGCATCGCTAACGACTTTTTTGCCCTAACAAACACGATATTTTCTGTCCTTGCGCACCAGCGAAACGATACTCAAGAAGAAGAAAATTGTGAAAAATTACTGCAAAATATTGCCAATACCTCTAAAAATAAGAAAATGTATTTTATGGGTTCTATCGCTTTACTTTCAATAAAATAA
- the flgR gene encoding transcriptional activator FlgR — translation MKIAIVEDDINMRKSLELFFELQDDLEIVSFKNPKDALAKLDESFDLVITDINMPHMDGLEFLRLLEGKYESIVITGNATLNKAIDSIRLGVKDFFQKPFKPELLLESIYRTKKVLEFQKKHPLEKPLKKPHKHSFLAASKALEESKRQALKVASTDANVMLLGESGVGKEVFAHFIHEHSQRSKHPFIAINMSAIPEHLLESELFGYQKGAFTDATAPKMGLFESANKGTIFLDEIAEMPFQLQSKLLRVVQEKEITRLGDNKSVKIDVRFISATNANMKEKIAAKEFREDLFFRLQIVPITIAPLRERVEEILPIAEIKLKEVCDAYHLGPKSFSKSATKRLLEYSWHGNVRELLGVVERAAILSEGAEIQEKDLFLER, via the coding sequence ATGAAAATCGCCATTGTAGAAGACGATATTAACATGCGTAAAAGCCTGGAGCTTTTTTTTGAGCTTCAAGACGATTTGGAGATTGTGAGTTTTAAAAACCCTAAAGACGCTTTAGCGAAACTTGATGAAAGCTTTGATTTAGTCATCACGGATATTAACATGCCCCATATGGACGGCTTAGAATTTTTACGCCTTTTAGAAGGCAAGTATGAATCCATTGTGATTACCGGTAATGCGACCTTGAATAAAGCCATTGATTCCATTCGTTTAGGCGTGAAAGACTTTTTCCAAAAGCCTTTTAAACCAGAATTGCTTTTAGAGTCCATCTATCGCACCAAAAAAGTTTTAGAATTTCAAAAAAAACACCCTTTAGAAAAACCTTTAAAAAAACCACACAAACACAGCTTTTTAGCCGCTTCAAAAGCTTTAGAAGAGAGCAAACGGCAGGCCTTAAAAGTCGCAAGCACGGACGCTAATGTCATGCTATTAGGCGAAAGCGGGGTGGGTAAGGAGGTTTTTGCTCATTTCATCCACGAGCATTCGCAACGCTCCAAACACCCTTTTATAGCGATCAACATGTCCGCTATCCCAGAGCATTTATTAGAAAGCGAGCTTTTTGGGTATCAAAAAGGGGCGTTCACGGACGCCACAGCACCTAAAATGGGGCTTTTTGAAAGCGCTAATAAAGGCACGATCTTTTTAGATGAAATCGCTGAAATGCCCTTTCAATTGCAAAGCAAACTTTTAAGAGTGGTTCAAGAAAAAGAAATCACGCGCCTTGGGGATAATAAGAGCGTTAAAATTGATGTTCGTTTCATTTCCGCTACCAACGCCAACATGAAAGAAAAAATCGCTGCGAAAGAATTCAGAGAAGATTTGTTCTTCCGCTTGCAAATTGTGCCTATAACTATCGCACCCTTGAGGGAGAGGGTTGAAGAGATCTTACCCATTGCTGAAATCAAGCTTAAAGAAGTGTGCGATGCGTATCATTTAGGGCCAAAATCTTTTTCAAAGAGTGCTACGAAACGCCTTTTAGAATACTCTTGGCATGGGAATGTGCGAGAGCTTTTAGGCGTTGTGGAAAGAGCGGCGATTTTAAGCGAAGGAGCAGAAATCCAAGAAAAAGATTTGTTTTTGGAAAGGTAG